The Hippoglossus stenolepis isolate QCI-W04-F060 chromosome 12, HSTE1.2, whole genome shotgun sequence genome segment TCTTACAACACAGTACTGTATCTGATACAGAGCCGTACTTATTGGTGAGTCCCACTCCCTGCTGAACCAGTCAGCCCACAGTTTTAAGGTATAAATATGGTAATAAATCCTGTGGATGTTTCAGTCCTGCTCAGACAGTGTTGACTTGGGTTGAGGTTGGCCTGCGTCATTGTCACTTCAGCAGGTGTCTCAGCTGGTCTTGCAGGTTTTTAGAGTGCTCGACACTGGAGGACAGAAATAAGCGTGCACAGAAGAGGCAGTTCATGTCATCAATTTATGTTATGGCTCACGAAGGAGACAATGACGTCAGCTTGAGCCACTAAAGCATAAACAGGGTGGTGTTAAGACTTACTTCTTCTGGATAGCCTCCTGCCttaacgacacacacacacacacacacacacacacacacacacacacacacacacacacacacacacacacacacacacacacacacacacacacacacacacacacacacacacacacacacacacacacacacacacacacacacttcaatatTCAGTTTGAACAAAAGTCAGTGAGCTTCAAGTTTGTGACTGATACTCACTGGTACTGTAAATGTGTGGTAATGATGGACATTTTTCTCAGACTCTGGAAGACAAGAATAAATCACTTTACCTCTTGTTACTTCACTGAGTTGTCACAAGCACTCGTTGAAGACTAACACTGAGAAACTCCTGTGTTCTTTCATCTCTGTTCAGTTGAGTGTAGGTTCGATACTCACATCCTCAGCGTGAAGAATGGCGTCCTCCTGAATCACCATATTTCTTGCTGCTTGACCAAGAAGCTGAAAGACACACCAACAACAATCAGGTGTGTGTAGGACTAAAAATGTACAAGTTAACAGTTATTCAGTATTTTTGTTGTTTCGTCAGACAAACATGTCCAAGACACAAGTTACAGAAAGGCACTCCAACTTCAGAATGGGCTTTGTCTTTGTATTATACAAACGCTGACAGTCAGATGCATTTTAACAGCACAACTAATCGTTATTAATTTAGTTCATAGTAGCCTTCAATCACTTTAACAAGTTTACGGACACAAAACCTTTAATGCAGCTTTCAAAATAGAATTCACGCCGCTGGGCTCGGTACTGGGTGTAGTTgcggtgcttttattttgaacacaCTCGCAGCTCTGGTGGTGTTTCCGGTTGCTCTCTCCATGTAGCTACGTCCTGATGAAGCTTGTGATCAAATCACTGGTTTCACTTTACCTCCTGACTTCGGGATCCTTTCAGCACCTGGCGGGTCAGCGCTATCACATCACCGCTACAGGAGCCCACCTTGTCGGATAATAAACCTTTGACAGACTGCCCGAACCGCGGCTGCGACTCAGCTGACGCCATTTTAAGTTGTTGTTAGCGACGGTGCGCAGGCAGGTCCAAAATACTCGGGTTCaagaagcaaatgaaaaaactaaGCAGTTTCAGTATAGTCTCATATTGTTTTAGTCAAATTGTCTTTTTGAATGTAAAAtgattcataaattaaaaacaatcattGTCTATTGTTATTCATTATCACATGCATGTAAGGTTGATATCTTACAAAATGATAGAGAAATCCAGCCGTTTCCTCAGAGAGCAAATACTGGCCActttttaacaggaaaaaaCCTCTCACAAAACCAGACTCAATGAGGGCAGCCATCTGCCCCGCCGGCTGGGGTGAGGGGAGACAActggggaagaggagagaggagaaagagatcTGGAACAGTTGTGTGAACaacatatttaagctctgtccgACTGGTTGAAATAATaagagtgatatttatagatgtaaatatgttattaatgatagcagcaccagttatttataataataataataataataataataattattattattattattattattattattgtttttgttcttgaGTAGTTACAGTTCTAGATTCAGCAGCAGTCagtgaatatgagcagaatatgagCGAGAGCGCGGAAAGTATgggacagaaaaaacacaaagttagtgacacgtagtaaaataaatgggggtgcacagagagaggcagagagagaagtgctAACCAtcagctttatcaaaaaggaatgtTTGAAGTGTGACCttagagatggtgtctgcctcctgaactcAGAGTGGGAGCTGTAGACATATTTAGATCCTTTACCTcagttaaagtaaaaacacagtgtaacaAATACTCCACCATAAATTGTACAACTAATCCTTTGAAGGTAAAGGGCGTATACCCAATCTATCAAATGGCTGACATGGAGCTCACCTTCAACCTACTGTGCTGTGAGGAACAGGCAAATCATGGaagaacacagggagaacatgcaaaccccACACAGAAAGGCGCCAAGTCATACCCACCAACAGCCCTCTTGCTGTGGGGTGACAGTTAGGCAACTAACCACTCCAATGTGCTTGATATTAGAGACACTTAAAAGTACTCAAGGAAAACTGCCCAGGTAATAGTGTGACATATTCTTGTGTCAAGATTTAAGGAGTTCTTTAATAACAGCTGTTAGTCAGAAGTAGCTAACTTGTCGAAATTGAATAGTCCACTAAAGTTCCTAAAATTGTACTCCAATTACAGCAGTGTggttactttccaccactgttGAACACACTTTCACAGTTTTATGTGGATAagttttgtcattgttttctgcAAGGATTGAATAAATCAAGTGTTGTCTTATCTTGTTTAAATTGGCACAGTGTTACATATTCAGAGTCAAGGATTTGGCATTGAAGTAACTGCATAAAAATGTGGCTCAGCCGTCCtgcacagctcctctgtgatgcTTGGTCGCCGCTGAACCAGACCCCTCTGTCAGGGCCTTTATCTACGCATATGGCttggtttctgtgtctgtgtgcatttttGGCTCTGGCTTTGTTAGCAGTGCACTTAAAACTCAGATTGTCCATGCATGGCCCCCAGGAGCCCCCCCACCTTCCCACACTACCCCTGATCGGCAGTTTGATGAGCCTGCGAAGCCCACAACCTCCTCATGTGCTTTTCAAAGGACTTCAAGGGAAATATGGACAGACGTACTCTCTAAAGATGGGCTCCCAGAGTGTCATTGTTGTCAACCAGCACAGACACGCTAGAGAAGTCCTGTTGAAGAAGGGAAAGACATTTGCAGGGAGACCCAGAACTGTGGGTATACCTCCTCTTTAACGTCTTCTTCTTGTGCTAGTCAGCAGttgtcatttatgttttttccttctCTATCTTTGCCCTGTGTGATGAAGGTGACCACTGATGTTCTGACCAGAAATGGGAAAGATATTGCATTTGGAGACTACAGTGCTACTTGGAGGTTCCACAGGAAAATAGTCCACGGAGCTCTCTGCATGTTTGGAGAGGGCTCTGCATCCATTGAGAAGATCAGTGAGTACACTTCCCTCTACACTCCTTTCAAATTCCTCTCACTCAACATCaagttaatttaaattaatatttatttaatattattttactgaCCGGCATTCATGTAAAAGCTTTAGTTATTGGTTCATTTGAAGATTAGGTTAACATtggttatttttcattaaaaaaaacaatcagtttAGACATATCACAAATATGATGCATTGTTTTACTATAAACTATCCAACAGTATACAAAGTAATTACACCAGCCCCAACATCAAATAGTGCATGCACagtcatttctctctctcataaTCTACTCATGTTACCCTGAGAGTGTAGAGTCATTCTACAtaatgtgtacttttacttttgacatTTAAAGCACTTTTTGTAGGGGGTTTGAATTACcatgttgtatttttaaatttacttAAGTAAATGATCTGAGTATGTATTCCACCATGGTTGACAGCATTGGAAGGTGGCTGCATAAAAAATTACAGAATTTCAATCTCTAATGGGTTTGCTTAAAACAGTAGGAAATATGCTACcgatttttttatcatttatatattcACAAGTTCATAAAACTTTCAAACACctctcaatcacacacacacacatgcgccgACACCCATATTTTGAGTTAGTAGTTTTTGTACAACAACGGTGCTCTGTATATCGAGCAACATTACATCGGGATAAATGTGTTGTAAAAATAAGTGAACATTTCTATacgattttttttaaactaagcATTGTGAACATGTCAGTAAATAAAGACGCTCTGTCCCCTTCACCCACTGCATCCTGCCTCAGTCTGTGCAGAGGCCCAGTCTTTGTGCTCTGTCCTGTctgaggcagcagctgctggactaGCTCTGGATCTGTCTCCTGAACTGACTCGTGCTGTCACCAACGTCATCTGTTCGCTCTGCTTCAACTCCTCCTACCACCGTGGAGACCCAGAGTTTGAGGCCATGCTGGACTACAGCCAGGGCATTGTTGACACTGTGGCAAAGGACAGCCTAGTTGACATCTTCCCGTGGTTACAGGTAGT includes the following:
- the borcs7 gene encoding BLOC-1-related complex subunit 7 isoform X3, with protein sequence MASAESQPRFGQSVKGLLSDKVGSCSGDVIALTRQVLKGSRSQELLGQAARNMVIQEDAILHAEDSLRKMSIITTHLQYQRLSRRMSSTLKTCKTS
- the borcs7 gene encoding BLOC-1-related complex subunit 7 isoform X2, whose product is MASAESQPRFGQSVKGLLSDKVGSCSGDVIALTRQVLKGSRSQELLGQAARNMVIQEDAILHAEDSLRKMSIITTHLQYHVEHSKNLQDQLRHLLK
- the borcs7 gene encoding BLOC-1-related complex subunit 7 isoform X1, which translates into the protein MASAESQPRFGQSVKGLLSDKVGSCSGDVIALTRQVLKGSRSQELLGQAARNMVIQEDAILHAEDSLRKMSIITTHLQYQQEAIQKNVEHSKNLQDQLRHLLK